The Coraliomargarita sinensis genomic sequence CGCAGGTCCCGGCCTTCGTCGAAGACGATGGGATCCTGCGTCCTGTAGTCCCGTTCGGCCCAGCTTTGATCAGATGTGCCGACAATCTGGCTGACCTTGATTCGCTCGTTGTCGATCGATGCCGGATCAGTGCGCACCGGTCGCGGTTGCCCAAAGAGGGCCGTGATCTGGTATTCGACCAGTAGATCTGTGATGGGGTGCTCGGCAAAGCGGCGAATGATTAAGTCGCCAGTCTGCGAGCGGAAATCAGTGCCGGTGTCCACCACCGTCATATCATCGGCCAGTACGCCCCAGTCGTAAAAGAGGTCTTCAAGGCCGTGGCGACGGCCGGGATCAAGCAGAACAATCATTCGGCCATTGCGCTCCGTCATGTAGCGCCGGAGTTTTTCCACTTCTTCGGGCAGAAAACTGGCCTGGGGGGAGGGCACGACCACGAGGTCGGCGTCCTGCGGAACGGTCGACTCGACCGCCAGATCCAGGGTGGCCAGTAGATAGTTCCGTTCCCTTAAAAAGCTTTCCAATTGGGAGAGGCCGCGCAGTGGATCGACGTCATCCAGGCGCATCTCCCCGTGCCCCACAACAAAGTAAACTTTATCGGCATCGTCCGAAGCCACATCGATGATCGCAGAGGTGACAGCCTTTTCGCCCCTGAAACCGGCGATTTGTTTGTTCTCAACTTCGTAGAGGTCCGCCTGCCTGATCTCACGGGTTCGATCACCCTGAGCGACCAGTATGATATTTTCCTGGGTGAGTTTGTAAACATTAGCCAGCTCCTGGGCGCGTTTTCGCTGTCGGTAGATGTCGACAAATTCCACTTCGATCAGCGGCTCTCCGTTCTGGGCGCCCAGCGCCTCATATTCCCGAAGCAGTTTTTGCAAATGCTGGTGGACCTGTTCGGATTCGGGCACTTCCGGATTGTTCGGAATTGTCACGATGATCTCGACCGGCTCCTTCAGCTCCCGGATATATGCCTTTGTTTC encodes the following:
- a CDS encoding GldG family protein encodes the protein MMQKSRFNEFRFARRFRATNRAIQIVLGLTLIIALNFLASKYFRRIDLTQSGSYTLAPETKAYIRELKEPVEIIVTIPNNPEVPESEQVHQHLQKLLREYEALGAQNGEPLIEVEFVDIYRQRKRAQELANVYKLTQENIILVAQGDRTREIRQADLYEVENKQIAGFRGEKAVTSAIIDVASDDADKVYFVVGHGEMRLDDVDPLRGLSQLESFLRERNYLLATLDLAVESTVPQDADLVVVPSPQASFLPEEVEKLRRYMTERNGRMIVLLDPGRRHGLEDLFYDWGVLADDMTVVDTGTDFRSQTGDLIIRRFAEHPITDLLVEYQITALFGQPRPVRTDPASIDNERIKVSQIVGTSDQSWAERDYRTQDPIVFDEGRDLRGPISIATISTRSAGSELGINIPGGRLAVFGNSDFISNNLLRAFGNRTLFFNTLNWSLSKNNLLNIATRPLESYQIVMSEKDLRKILLYFSFMPAGVALMGAFIFIIRRRQ